The following are encoded together in the Planctomycetota bacterium genome:
- a CDS encoding ribonuclease D, producing the protein MSHRRSKRAQHHADAERDQGQQADAASLEHPMVPGGIHELLESAEAVEGFVRHVREVGVFAFDTEFIGEESFRPKICLVQVATSERVALLDPLSGVDPMPIYRLVADPSVLTLVHAGEQDLMAVRQAIEGKAHQLVDTQIAASLIGLPWPSSLGNTIEHLTGFRLQKAHTFSEWDRRPLSKSQLRYAADDVRYLPLVWSKIKAELDRFGRLKWAMQESARQLEGEPVFDPDRQMRRASRGEPLKPAVMVILRELVLLRRELAEVEDQPQRTLLSDGALMELVRRKPENLSALREIRFVPQSVAERYGERIIECIRLAKSMPPIRQEFARLLEDAAVRSRIDAMWLAFQTRCMATSIAPNLVTSRAEFTAWLAGRIDREHKMAQGATVAEAAQPFAADDWRSESIGRWLDGFIEGRSELALRWDAAGGALRLSDEKA; encoded by the coding sequence GTGTCGCATCGAAGATCAAAACGAGCACAACATCACGCCGATGCGGAGCGCGACCAAGGCCAGCAGGCGGATGCGGCGTCGCTGGAGCATCCGATGGTCCCGGGGGGTATCCACGAACTGCTGGAGTCGGCGGAAGCCGTCGAGGGATTTGTCCGCCATGTGCGAGAGGTCGGCGTCTTCGCCTTCGACACCGAATTCATCGGCGAGGAGTCCTTCCGTCCGAAGATCTGCCTGGTGCAGGTCGCGACCTCGGAGCGGGTGGCGCTGCTCGATCCGCTCTCCGGAGTCGATCCGATGCCCATCTACCGGCTGGTCGCAGATCCCTCGGTGCTGACCCTGGTGCACGCCGGCGAGCAGGACTTGATGGCCGTGCGGCAGGCGATCGAGGGCAAGGCCCACCAGCTTGTGGACACCCAGATCGCCGCCAGCCTGATCGGTCTCCCCTGGCCGAGCAGCCTGGGCAACACCATCGAGCATCTCACCGGGTTCCGCCTGCAGAAGGCCCACACGTTTTCCGAATGGGATCGGCGCCCGCTCTCCAAGAGCCAGCTCCGCTACGCCGCCGACGACGTCCGCTACCTGCCGCTGGTCTGGAGCAAGATCAAGGCGGAGCTGGATCGGTTCGGGCGCCTAAAGTGGGCCATGCAGGAGAGTGCGCGGCAGTTGGAAGGAGAGCCGGTCTTCGATCCCGACCGACAGATGCGCCGAGCCTCGCGCGGCGAGCCGCTCAAGCCCGCGGTGATGGTGATTCTGCGCGAGCTGGTGCTGCTGCGCCGCGAACTTGCGGAGGTTGAGGATCAGCCGCAGCGCACGCTGCTCTCCGACGGCGCCTTGATGGAGCTGGTGCGTCGCAAGCCTGAAAACCTGAGCGCCCTGCGCGAGATCCGCTTCGTTCCCCAGTCCGTCGCCGAGCGCTACGGCGAGCGCATCATCGAGTGCATCCGCCTGGCGAAGAGCATGCCGCCCATCCGCCAGGAGTTCGCCCGTCTGCTGGAAGACGCCGCGGTGCGGTCGCGCATCGACGCCATGTGGCTGGCCTTCCAGACCCGATGCATGGCGACAAGCATCGCCCCGAACCTGGTGACCAGCCGCGCCGAGTTCACCGCCTGGCTGGCGGGCCGGATCGACCGCGAGCACAAGATGGCCCAGGGAGCCACGGTCGCGGAGGCGGCACAGCCCTTTGCCGCGGATGACTGGCGCAGCGAGAGCATCGGCCGCTGGCTGGATGGATTTATCGAGGGCCGGAGCGAACTCGCCCTGCGTTGGGACGCAGCAGGCGGAGCGCTTCGCCTGAGCGATGAAAAGGCTTGA
- a CDS encoding UvrB/UvrC motif-containing protein, with protein sequence MKDAEGKVLYVGKANCLPDRISSYFIESADLGLKKQPMLEAVEDVEVIPCEGEWEALLMEARLVKDLKPRFNTLLLDDKTFPYLAVTTRDEFPGVYITRDPSAPRFRGAKLYGPFTSGGSLRHAVHFLQRVFQYRTCELDIRADDPRNRSFRPCLLHSMAQCTAPCANRVSRERYREDINRFCRFLEGKRSVMLRELRQEMLKASQENRYEEAAILRDQVQSIERLDERERRGDEPEYDWQPEVTISVQDPKTGCKSLQRALGLSQEIQCVEAIDIAHLGGGETVGSLVCFVNGRPFKERYRRFRIQTVANDDYAAIREVVSRRYREEGRGSELYPDVILIDGGAGQLGAALDAFGEFESKPPFVVSLAKKEELIYVQRESEPMKLGRDNPGLKLCQAIRDEAHRYAQHYHHLLVRKRLMPEGAAPRKKSKPSTRRKPGG encoded by the coding sequence ATGAAGGATGCGGAGGGCAAGGTCCTCTATGTCGGCAAGGCGAACTGCCTGCCCGACCGCATCTCCAGCTATTTCATCGAGAGCGCCGACCTTGGCCTGAAGAAGCAGCCGATGCTGGAAGCCGTGGAGGACGTGGAGGTGATCCCCTGCGAGGGGGAGTGGGAGGCGCTGCTGATGGAGGCGCGCCTGGTGAAGGATCTCAAGCCTCGCTTCAACACGCTGCTCCTGGATGACAAGACCTTTCCCTACCTTGCGGTCACCACGCGCGATGAATTCCCCGGCGTCTACATCACGCGTGATCCCTCGGCGCCGAGGTTCCGCGGCGCCAAGCTCTACGGCCCCTTCACCAGCGGGGGAAGCCTGCGCCACGCCGTGCATTTCCTGCAGCGCGTTTTCCAGTACCGCACGTGCGAGCTCGACATCCGCGCCGACGATCCGCGCAACCGCTCCTTCCGGCCCTGCCTGCTGCACAGCATGGCGCAGTGCACGGCGCCCTGCGCCAATCGCGTGTCGCGGGAACGCTACCGCGAAGACATCAACCGCTTCTGCCGCTTTCTGGAGGGCAAGCGCAGCGTCATGCTGCGTGAGCTCCGCCAGGAGATGCTCAAGGCATCCCAGGAAAATCGCTACGAGGAGGCGGCCATCCTGCGCGACCAGGTGCAGTCGATCGAGCGCCTGGACGAGCGCGAGCGGCGCGGCGACGAGCCGGAGTATGACTGGCAGCCCGAAGTCACGATCTCGGTCCAGGATCCGAAAACCGGATGCAAGAGTCTGCAGCGCGCCCTGGGCCTCTCACAGGAGATTCAATGCGTCGAAGCCATCGACATCGCCCATCTGGGCGGCGGAGAAACCGTGGGCAGCCTGGTCTGCTTCGTTAACGGCCGCCCCTTCAAGGAGCGCTACCGGCGCTTCCGAATCCAGACCGTCGCCAACGACGACTACGCTGCGATTCGCGAGGTGGTCAGTCGCCGCTACCGCGAGGAGGGCCGCGGCAGCGAGCTCTATCCCGATGTGATCCTGATCGACGGCGGCGCGGGGCAGCTCGGCGCGGCGCTGGACGCATTCGGGGAGTTTGAGTCGAAGCCTCCCTTTGTGGTGAGCCTGGCCAAGAAGGAGGAGCTGATCTACGTGCAGCGCGAGAGCGAGCCCATGAAACTCGGCCGCGACAATCCCGGGCTGAAGCTCTGTCAGGCGATCCGCGACGAGGCCCATCGCTACGCCCAGCACTACCACCACCTGCTGGTGCGCAAGCGGCTCATGCCGGAGGGCGCCGCGCCCCGCAAGAAATCCAAGCCTTCGACCCGCCGCAAGCCCGGCGGCTGA
- a CDS encoding dihydroorotase — translation MPSAGPAILIRGGRVIDPARQFDAKADVMVRSGRVERISSTPISDGGATAIDADGCLVCPGLIDPHVHLREPGGEHKETIRTGAEAAIAGGFTSICCMPNTTPALDLPSLVDFVRLKAKEAGLARVFVAAAGTIGREGEKLSPIGAMANAGAVAFTDDGVGIADSAVMQRVLLTCKAAKRAWMQHCQDAALTGEASMNSGAIAAKLGLTGWPAIAEELMLERDVRLNRAIGCRYHAQHVSSAGSVEIIRRARAEGQPVSGEASPHHLLLTDDACDGWNTIAKVNPPLRRPADIESLRKAVADGTLEVLATDHAPHTASEKARDFSAAPFGCIGLESALPMYAKALIESGLMKWPEMIQRMTVGPARLLGLLEDGFGRLFEGGPADVTVIDIDTKVTVDSSTFRSMSRNCPFHGMQGTGRPRAVVVHGKLFDLARADWFEAA, via the coding sequence ATGCCCAGCGCCGGCCCTGCCATCCTGATTCGAGGCGGAAGAGTGATCGATCCGGCGCGTCAGTTCGACGCCAAGGCGGACGTGATGGTGCGATCCGGCCGCGTGGAGCGCATTTCGTCGACTCCGATTTCCGACGGCGGCGCCACGGCCATCGACGCCGATGGATGCCTGGTCTGCCCGGGATTGATCGATCCGCATGTGCACCTGCGCGAGCCCGGCGGCGAGCACAAGGAAACCATCCGCACCGGGGCCGAGGCGGCGATCGCGGGTGGCTTCACTTCCATCTGCTGCATGCCCAACACCACGCCCGCCCTTGACCTGCCGAGCCTGGTGGATTTTGTCCGGCTCAAGGCCAAGGAGGCCGGACTGGCGAGGGTTTTTGTCGCTGCCGCGGGAACCATCGGACGCGAAGGCGAAAAACTTTCTCCAATCGGGGCCATGGCCAACGCCGGCGCCGTGGCCTTCACCGATGACGGCGTGGGCATCGCCGATTCCGCCGTGATGCAGCGGGTGCTGTTGACCTGCAAGGCCGCCAAGCGCGCGTGGATGCAGCACTGCCAGGATGCGGCTCTGACCGGCGAAGCCTCGATGAATTCCGGCGCGATCGCCGCCAAGCTGGGGCTGACGGGCTGGCCCGCCATCGCCGAGGAATTGATGCTGGAGCGCGACGTGCGTCTCAACCGCGCCATCGGCTGCCGCTACCACGCACAGCATGTCTCCTCGGCGGGAAGTGTCGAGATCATTCGACGGGCCCGTGCCGAAGGCCAGCCCGTGAGCGGCGAGGCTTCCCCCCACCATCTGCTGCTGACCGACGACGCCTGCGACGGATGGAACACCATCGCGAAGGTGAATCCCCCGCTGCGCCGGCCCGCGGACATCGAATCGCTGCGCAAGGCCGTGGCCGACGGAACATTGGAAGTGCTGGCGACCGACCACGCGCCGCACACTGCCAGCGAGAAGGCCCGTGATTTCTCCGCGGCGCCATTCGGCTGCATCGGACTTGAGAGCGCCCTGCCCATGTACGCGAAGGCCCTGATCGAGAGCGGCTTGATGAAGTGGCCGGAGATGATCCAGCGCATGACCGTCGGTCCGGCCCGCCTGCTGGGATTGCTGGAGGATGGATTCGGACGGCTCTTCGAAGGTGGCCCCGCCGATGTCACGGTGATCGACATTGACACCAAAGTGACGGTCGATTCCAGCACATTCCGGTCCATGAGTCGCAACTGCCCCTTCCACGGAATGCAGGGAACGGGCCGCCCCAGAGCCGTGGTGGTGCATGGAAAACTTTTCGATCTGGCCCGGGCTGACTGGTTCGAGGCCGCTTGA
- a CDS encoding 23S rRNA (adenine(2503)-C(2))-methyltransferase RlmN codes for MDVLGLTSGEFVERLQGRRARREALQTYAAVFRRDESDTEFASAQLPEFGTTQVDGETVKFTLKVGGGLETESVIIPMPHTGGGFSRTLCVSSQVGCAMGCRFCETAQMGLLRNLSSAEIVAQWFAARHRVENAIDGGRGFQVKNIVFMGMGEPTENLDAVLHSVRILTDHYGPSIAPSNITISTVGRAEGIRRIADFARQTGFHRLHLALSLNAPNDEIRSQIMPINKSEPIAAILDAVRGYPDTAGPICVEYVLIPGVNDAPEHCDAVCALLKDIRCSLNLIPYNPRRNSPWPAPDEESVRAFMARAIANKQFCKRRGTKGRSAMAACGQLGSEAIRTRKFVALQTGSAGSN; via the coding sequence ATGGATGTCCTTGGCCTGACCAGCGGCGAATTCGTGGAGCGGCTGCAAGGCCGGCGCGCCCGGCGCGAGGCCCTGCAGACTTATGCCGCCGTCTTTCGCCGCGATGAATCCGACACGGAATTCGCCTCCGCCCAGCTGCCGGAGTTCGGCACGACGCAGGTCGACGGCGAAACCGTGAAATTCACCCTGAAGGTGGGCGGCGGGCTGGAGACGGAGAGCGTGATCATCCCCATGCCCCACACCGGCGGAGGATTTAGCCGAACCCTGTGCGTGAGCAGCCAGGTGGGCTGCGCCATGGGCTGCCGCTTCTGCGAGACCGCCCAGATGGGACTGCTTCGAAATCTCAGCAGCGCCGAGATCGTCGCGCAATGGTTCGCGGCGCGCCACCGGGTTGAGAACGCCATCGACGGCGGGCGCGGTTTCCAAGTCAAGAACATCGTCTTCATGGGCATGGGCGAGCCGACGGAGAATCTGGACGCGGTGCTTCATTCGGTGCGGATCCTGACGGATCACTACGGACCGTCGATCGCGCCCTCCAACATCACCATCAGCACGGTGGGCCGCGCCGAGGGCATCCGGCGGATCGCGGACTTCGCCCGGCAGACCGGATTCCACCGCCTGCACCTGGCCCTGAGCCTGAACGCGCCCAACGACGAGATCCGCTCGCAGATCATGCCCATCAACAAGTCCGAGCCCATCGCTGCGATCCTCGACGCGGTGCGCGGCTACCCCGACACCGCCGGCCCGATCTGCGTGGAATACGTGCTGATCCCCGGTGTGAACGACGCGCCGGAGCATTGCGACGCGGTCTGCGCCCTGCTCAAGGACATCCGCTGCTCGCTGAACCTGATCCCCTACAACCCGCGCCGCAACAGCCCATGGCCGGCGCCCGACGAGGAAAGCGTGCGCGCCTTCATGGCGCGGGCCATCGCCAACAAGCAGTTCTGCAAGCGCCGCGGAACCAAGGGCCGTTCCGCCATGGCGGCGTGCGGACAACTGGGCAGCGAAGCCATTCGCACCCGAAAGTTTGTCGCCTTGCAAACGGGCTCCGCCGGCTCGAACTGA
- the cls gene encoding cardiolipin synthase gives MAVIVLLRKGDRPPVAMAWMVVVLALPVVGLVAYLLVGETRFGVFRMKRHARIIAEVDCPANHEQADPRIRRFELAPEQHQIASVAALASHSIPLAGNRLWLSGDTQETIDRMCADIDQAAKHVHLLTYICLPDKAGQQVCDALLRAAARGVACRLLLDGVGSKEFLRDTLRAALVQGGVQVVEALPVNMLRMVFARLDMRNHRKLLVVDGTIGWAGSQNIAEAGFAPKAKYAPWVDCSVRVEGPLVKELQMVFIEDWYMESEEDLDEILRIEPEFREDGVIAQSFASGPNFQNDSVTQLIQSAVQIAKEELVLTTPYFVPDYATLSALEVAARRGVRVHLVVPARNDSMFVRLASRSLYRGMLECGVRIHEFQKGLLHAKTVVIDRATSIVTSANLDRRSFEINFEVGILVFDKEFSGQLRYLQNQYMEQSSEVLMTKWDTRKWWDRLIDNAGGLLSPLL, from the coding sequence ATGGCGGTCATCGTGCTGCTGCGCAAGGGGGACCGCCCCCCGGTGGCGATGGCATGGATGGTCGTGGTGCTGGCCCTGCCGGTGGTCGGGCTGGTCGCCTACCTCCTGGTGGGCGAGACCCGCTTCGGCGTCTTCCGGATGAAGCGGCACGCGCGGATCATCGCGGAAGTCGACTGCCCAGCCAATCACGAGCAGGCCGATCCGCGCATCCGCCGTTTCGAGCTGGCGCCGGAGCAACACCAGATCGCCTCGGTGGCGGCCCTGGCGAGCCATTCGATTCCCCTGGCGGGCAACCGACTCTGGCTCAGCGGCGACACGCAGGAAACCATCGATCGCATGTGCGCCGACATCGACCAGGCGGCCAAGCACGTGCACCTGCTCACCTATATCTGCCTGCCCGACAAAGCCGGCCAGCAGGTGTGCGACGCGCTGCTTCGGGCGGCGGCCCGCGGCGTGGCCTGCCGCCTCCTTCTCGACGGCGTCGGCAGCAAGGAGTTCCTCCGCGACACACTGCGTGCGGCCCTGGTTCAGGGTGGCGTCCAGGTGGTGGAGGCGCTCCCCGTGAACATGCTCCGGATGGTCTTCGCCCGGCTGGACATGCGCAACCACCGCAAGCTGCTGGTGGTCGACGGCACGATTGGATGGGCCGGCAGCCAGAACATCGCCGAGGCCGGCTTCGCGCCCAAGGCCAAGTACGCGCCGTGGGTGGATTGCAGCGTGCGCGTCGAAGGCCCGCTGGTGAAGGAGCTGCAAATGGTCTTCATCGAGGATTGGTACATGGAGTCGGAGGAGGACCTCGACGAGATCCTGCGCATCGAGCCCGAGTTCCGCGAGGACGGAGTCATCGCCCAGTCCTTCGCCTCCGGACCCAACTTCCAGAACGACTCGGTCACCCAGCTCATCCAGTCGGCGGTGCAGATCGCCAAGGAGGAGCTGGTGCTGACAACCCCCTACTTTGTGCCCGACTACGCCACGCTCTCGGCGCTGGAGGTCGCGGCCCGCCGCGGCGTGCGCGTGCACCTGGTGGTGCCCGCCCGCAATGACAGCATGTTCGTGCGGCTCGCCAGCCGCAGCCTCTACCGCGGCATGCTGGAGTGCGGGGTCCGCATCCATGAATTCCAGAAGGGACTGCTGCACGCCAAGACCGTCGTCATCGACCGCGCGACCTCGATCGTGACCAGCGCCAACCTGGACCGCCGCAGCTTCGAGATCAACTTCGAGGTGGGCATCCTGGTCTTCGACAAGGAGTTCTCCGGGCAGCTGCGCTACCTGCAGAACCAGTACATGGAGCAGAGCAGCGAGGTGCTGATGACCAAGTGGGACACGCGCAAGTGGTGGGACCGCCTGATCGACAACGCCGGCGGCCTGCTCAGCCCGCTTTTGTGA
- a CDS encoding transcription elongation factor GreA has translation MEIISQTDKDRLEAQLSECLQFRPVIAGRIAEARAQGDLKENADYHAAREDQAMNEAKIRDLEAKIAHVQVAGEIEVPMDMVFLGAIVLLRDVQNSREEKYRLVGQISDDSSDDFIEVTGSSPIGVALMKARVGETVRVDLPRGERRFLIVKIEG, from the coding sequence ATGGAAATCATCTCGCAAACCGACAAAGATCGGCTCGAAGCCCAACTTTCCGAATGCCTGCAGTTTCGGCCCGTCATCGCCGGCCGGATCGCGGAAGCCCGCGCCCAGGGCGACCTGAAGGAGAACGCCGACTACCACGCGGCCCGCGAAGACCAGGCCATGAACGAGGCCAAGATCCGCGACCTCGAGGCCAAGATCGCCCACGTCCAGGTGGCCGGCGAGATCGAAGTCCCCATGGACATGGTCTTCCTCGGTGCCATCGTGCTGCTGCGCGACGTGCAGAACAGCCGCGAGGAGAAGTACCGCCTGGTGGGGCAGATCTCCGACGACTCCAGCGATGACTTCATCGAAGTCACCGGGTCGAGCCCGATCGGCGTGGCGCTGATGAAGGCCCGCGTGGGCGAGACAGTGCGCGTCGACCTGCCCCGGGGCGAGCGCCGCTTCCTGATCGTCAAAATTGAAGGCTGA
- a CDS encoding D-alanine--D-alanine ligase, translated as MMRVLLLKGGPDAEREVSLKSGGQVAAALRRAKAEVEEVTIDRLTASELRALPGDVIFPVLHGPWGEGGPLQDILELDGRGYVGCGPAAARLAMDKAAAKRAASQAGVPTPASCELRIGQPIDLRLPLVIKPTNDGSSVDLRICRTTEELDRARKELEGRRPRLLAEEFIAGREFTVGIVNGRTLPIIEIKPKEGVYDYQAKYLRDDTQYLVDPEISDDVREAMNRHSLLCWSAMELRDVSRVDFMVDARGPWFLEVNTMPGFTDHSLVPKAAKHAGISMEQLVLALAKEAMSRGAKAHA; from the coding sequence ATGATGCGCGTGCTTCTTCTCAAGGGCGGACCGGATGCGGAGCGCGAAGTCAGCCTCAAGAGCGGCGGCCAGGTCGCGGCGGCGCTGCGCCGCGCCAAGGCCGAAGTCGAGGAGGTCACCATCGACCGCCTGACCGCCAGTGAACTCCGCGCACTGCCCGGCGATGTCATCTTTCCGGTGCTGCACGGGCCGTGGGGCGAGGGCGGACCGCTGCAGGACATTCTTGAATTGGATGGCCGCGGCTACGTGGGATGCGGTCCCGCGGCGGCGCGGCTGGCCATGGACAAGGCTGCGGCCAAGCGAGCCGCGAGCCAGGCGGGCGTGCCGACTCCCGCCTCATGCGAACTGCGGATCGGCCAGCCCATCGACCTCCGCCTTCCGCTGGTGATCAAGCCCACCAACGACGGCTCCAGCGTGGACCTGCGCATCTGCCGCACCACCGAGGAGCTCGACCGGGCACGGAAGGAGCTGGAGGGCCGGCGCCCGCGCCTGCTCGCGGAGGAGTTCATCGCCGGTCGCGAGTTCACCGTCGGCATCGTCAACGGCCGGACGCTGCCGATCATCGAGATCAAGCCCAAGGAAGGCGTCTACGACTACCAGGCGAAATATCTGCGCGACGACACGCAGTACCTGGTCGATCCCGAGATCTCCGACGACGTGAGGGAGGCGATGAACCGCCACTCCCTGCTGTGCTGGAGCGCCATGGAACTGCGCGACGTCTCGCGGGTCGACTTCATGGTCGACGCTCGCGGACCCTGGTTCCTGGAGGTCAACACCATGCCGGGATTCACCGACCATTCGCTGGTGCCCAAGGCCGCGAAACATGCGGGAATCTCCATGGAGCAGCTGGTGCTCGCACTCGCCAAGGAAGCCATGAGCCGCGGCGCCAAGGCGCACGCCTGA
- the iscX gene encoding Fe-S cluster assembly protein IscX: protein MKHQLHWLDVADIGEALAEAHPAVDPLTIAFPRLKTLVLSLEGFQEQPGHPSNEKILEAIQQAWIDERE, encoded by the coding sequence ATGAAGCATCAACTGCACTGGCTGGATGTCGCGGACATCGGCGAGGCGCTGGCGGAGGCGCATCCCGCGGTCGATCCGCTGACCATCGCTTTTCCGCGGCTCAAGACGTTGGTGCTGTCGCTGGAGGGATTCCAGGAACAGCCCGGCCATCCGAGCAATGAGAAGATTTTGGAGGCGATCCAGCAGGCGTGGATCGACGAGCGGGAGTGA
- the murB gene encoding UDP-N-acetylmuramate dehydrogenase, with amino-acid sequence MTTTTPNALTEGLDAIVEPDAPLAGHTWFGVGGRADLLVRPRSEASLKELLRRCHDSNLPLRVLGSGANLLVLEEGVDGVVVKLDQPAFTQWTLNADGNANMVMAPAGVDVSKLMNACVKAGLDGLCPMWGIPASMGGATRMNAGGKFGCIGDAIHSVATMNERGEVRVHPHRAIQFSYRHSSLPQELILWSLLQLTPGDPDELRKKVVEISHYKKNSQPLADNSAGCLFRNPLAEDGTRTSAGKLIDLAGLKGFAHGSAFVSPEHANFICVNKGGLAGDVFELARIVQQKVRQRHGVEIEMEVAVWGRSINTMEKS; translated from the coding sequence ATGACCACGACGACGCCCAACGCCCTGACCGAAGGACTCGACGCCATCGTGGAGCCGGACGCGCCGCTGGCCGGGCACACCTGGTTCGGCGTGGGCGGTCGCGCCGACCTGCTGGTGCGGCCGCGGAGCGAGGCTTCCCTGAAGGAGCTGCTGCGTCGCTGCCATGACTCGAATCTGCCGCTGCGCGTGCTGGGCTCGGGGGCCAATCTGCTGGTGCTGGAAGAAGGCGTGGACGGCGTGGTGGTGAAGCTGGACCAACCCGCCTTCACGCAGTGGACCTTGAACGCCGACGGCAATGCCAACATGGTGATGGCGCCGGCCGGCGTCGATGTGAGCAAGCTGATGAACGCCTGCGTCAAGGCGGGACTCGACGGCCTCTGCCCGATGTGGGGCATTCCGGCAAGCATGGGCGGCGCGACGCGCATGAACGCCGGCGGAAAGTTCGGCTGCATCGGCGACGCCATCCACTCGGTCGCCACCATGAACGAGCGCGGCGAGGTGCGCGTGCACCCGCACCGGGCGATCCAGTTCTCCTACCGCCACTCCTCGCTGCCGCAGGAGCTCATCCTCTGGTCGCTGCTGCAACTGACCCCCGGCGATCCGGACGAGCTCCGAAAGAAAGTCGTCGAAATCTCTCACTACAAGAAGAACTCGCAGCCCCTGGCGGACAATTCCGCGGGCTGCCTCTTCCGAAATCCTCTCGCCGAGGATGGAACCCGAACCAGCGCCGGAAAGCTGATCGACCTCGCGGGCCTGAAGGGATTCGCCCATGGCTCGGCGTTCGTCAGCCCGGAGCATGCCAACTTCATCTGCGTGAACAAGGGTGGTCTGGCCGGCGATGTGTTCGAGCTCGCCCGCATCGTGCAGCAGAAGGTGCGTCAGCGCCACGGCGTGGAGATCGAAATGGAAGTTGCGGTGTGGGGCCGCTCCATCAACACAATGGAGAAATCATGA
- a CDS encoding 2Fe-2S iron-sulfur cluster binding domain-containing protein — MHLKRSDHEHGPPIVPVTFHLEDSAGLTSTPQDKWELLGGVGEHLLEVAMDHGINIEHACGGVCACSTCHIYVEKGMEHLSEPTEAEEDRVEEAPGLQRNSRLACQCEIKSNGPIVVRVPAWNRNAVKEIPH, encoded by the coding sequence ATGCATCTGAAACGATCCGATCACGAGCACGGCCCTCCCATCGTTCCCGTGACCTTTCATCTGGAGGATTCCGCCGGCCTGACCAGCACCCCGCAGGACAAGTGGGAGTTGCTGGGCGGCGTGGGCGAGCATCTCCTGGAAGTGGCCATGGACCACGGCATCAACATCGAGCACGCCTGCGGCGGAGTCTGCGCCTGCAGCACCTGCCACATCTACGTTGAGAAGGGGATGGAGCATCTGAGCGAGCCGACCGAGGCGGAGGAGGACCGCGTCGAGGAGGCCCCCGGACTGCAGCGCAACAGCCGCCTGGCCTGCCAGTGCGAGATCAAGAGCAACGGCCCGATCGTGGTCCGCGTTCCCGCGTGGAACCGCAATGCCGTCAAGGAAATTCCCCATTGA